A stretch of Corallococcus macrosporus DNA encodes these proteins:
- a CDS encoding Lrp/AsnC family transcriptional regulator — protein sequence MAALDRIDRQILEALQNNARLSNKELAARVGLAPSSCLARVKRLETDGVIKSYRADLDARSLGLGLQALIAVQLRLHVGEAFGSIGDHLRSLPETVAVYCLGGTTDFLVHVVCRDTEHLRVLTIQSFTSRPEVSRIETSLVFSFARSGLPVDRGA from the coding sequence ATGGCCGCACTCGACCGAATCGATCGCCAGATTCTGGAGGCCCTCCAGAACAATGCACGGCTGTCCAACAAGGAGCTGGCCGCGCGGGTGGGGCTGGCTCCCTCGTCGTGCCTCGCGAGGGTGAAGCGGCTGGAGACGGACGGGGTCATCAAGTCCTATCGAGCGGACCTGGATGCGCGCTCGCTGGGGTTGGGGCTCCAGGCGCTCATCGCCGTGCAGCTGCGGCTCCACGTGGGAGAGGCGTTCGGCAGCATCGGTGACCACCTGCGCTCGCTGCCGGAGACGGTGGCCGTCTACTGCCTGGGCGGGACGACGGACTTCCTGGTGCACGTCGTGTGTCGGGACACGGAACACCTGCGGGTGCTCACCATCCAGTCCTTCACCAGCCGCCCGGAGGTGAGCCGCATCGAGACGTCGCTGGTGTTCTCCTTCGCGCGCTCCGGGCTGCCGGTCGACCGGGGAGCCTGA
- a CDS encoding phytoene desaturase family protein — protein MQAMKVAVVGGGLGGLTAAALLARGGCEVTLYERSKSLGGRARTTEVEGFRFNLGPHALYRAGAALRVLGRLGVKPQGGVPVGTGSHALRAGRLHTLPRGPVTLMTTDVLSLAGKLEVAKLLAGLARIDTGPLGPLSTRAWLETRLARRDSQALIAALVRVATYCADLEALSAEAAVRQLQAATAANVLYVDGGWSTLVDAVEQLGREAGVRLELSTRVESVVLQEGSTKVEGVRLADGTVRGADAVVLAGSPADVAALVPGDAALAREAREAVPIHAATLELGLSELPRPDAFFALGVDGPWYASVHSASAKLAPEGGAMVHVAKYLGGADTECRESELEAVMDALQPGWRAKLVARRFRPSLTVSAGLPQAAKGGLAGRPAVEVPHLGGLYRVGDWVGAEGMLADASLASAEAVEHALLQRIATPQRRVAGA, from the coding sequence ATGCAGGCGATGAAGGTGGCCGTGGTGGGAGGAGGGCTGGGCGGGCTCACGGCGGCGGCGTTGCTGGCGCGCGGCGGCTGCGAGGTGACGCTGTACGAACGCTCGAAGTCCCTGGGCGGGCGGGCGCGGACGACGGAGGTGGAGGGCTTCCGCTTCAACCTGGGGCCGCATGCCCTGTACCGGGCGGGCGCGGCGCTGCGGGTGCTGGGCCGCCTGGGCGTGAAGCCCCAGGGCGGTGTGCCGGTGGGAACGGGCTCCCACGCGCTGCGAGCGGGCCGGCTGCACACGCTGCCGCGCGGGCCGGTGACGCTCATGACGACGGACGTGCTGTCGCTCGCCGGGAAGCTGGAGGTGGCGAAGCTGCTGGCGGGGCTGGCGCGAATCGACACGGGGCCGCTGGGGCCCCTGTCGACGCGGGCGTGGCTGGAGACGCGCCTGGCACGAAGGGACAGTCAGGCGCTCATCGCGGCGCTGGTGCGCGTGGCGACGTACTGCGCGGACCTGGAAGCCCTCAGCGCGGAGGCGGCGGTGAGACAGCTCCAGGCCGCGACCGCGGCGAACGTGCTGTACGTGGACGGTGGCTGGAGCACCCTGGTGGACGCGGTGGAGCAACTGGGGCGAGAGGCCGGAGTCCGGCTGGAGCTGTCCACGCGGGTGGAGTCCGTCGTCCTCCAGGAAGGGAGCACGAAGGTCGAAGGCGTACGGCTCGCGGACGGCACGGTGCGAGGCGCGGACGCGGTGGTGTTGGCGGGCAGTCCCGCGGACGTGGCGGCGCTCGTGCCAGGGGACGCGGCGCTGGCCCGGGAGGCGCGGGAGGCGGTGCCCATTCACGCCGCGACGCTGGAGCTTGGGTTGTCGGAGCTGCCGAGGCCGGATGCGTTCTTCGCGTTGGGGGTGGACGGGCCCTGGTACGCGTCGGTGCATTCGGCCTCCGCGAAGCTGGCGCCGGAAGGAGGCGCGATGGTGCACGTGGCCAAGTACCTGGGCGGAGCGGACACGGAGTGCCGCGAGTCCGAACTGGAAGCCGTGATGGACGCGCTCCAGCCAGGTTGGCGAGCGAAGTTGGTGGCGCGGCGCTTCCGTCCGTCACTCACCGTCAGCGCCGGACTGCCCCAGGCCGCCAAGGGTGGACTCGCGGGGCGTCCCGCCGTGGAGGTGCCGCACCTCGGAGGGCTGTACCGCGTAGGTGACTGGGTGGGCGCGGAGGGAATGCTCGCGGACGCGTCCCTGGCAAGCGCCGAAGCCGTGGAGCACGCCCTGCTGCAACGCATCGCGACGCCACAGCGTCGCGTAGCGGGAGCTTGA